Proteins encoded in a region of the Eschrichtius robustus isolate mEscRob2 chromosome 16, mEscRob2.pri, whole genome shotgun sequence genome:
- the RBAK gene encoding RB-associated KRAB zinc finger protein isoform X1: MSTVYSLRFFQEQQKMNESQGPVSFKDVAVDFTQEEWQQLDPDEKTTYRDVMLENYSHLVSVGYDSTKPNVILKLEQGEEPWVADGEFPRQFHPEEVWKVDDLMERAQENKDECSRQAVSINSRTLTEEREVAFDKTYNMEISLVPSNLISHNCVSCGKTLGSTSELIISDGSYARKKPDECSECGKTYHGEKLYEFHQNGEAFSQNEESIQKISILEKPFEYNECTGALDNEAVFITHKRAYMGEKPYDWNGSGSDFIQMSSFNVYQRSQMELKPFECSECGKSFCKKSKFIIHQRAHTGEKPYECNVCGKSFSQKGTLTVHRRSHLEEKPYKCNECGKTFCQKLHLTQHLRTHSGEKPYECNECGKTFCQKTHLTLHQRNHSGERPYPCNECGKSFSRKSALSDHQRTHTGEKLYKCNECGKSYYRKSTLITHQRTHTGEKPYQCSECGKFFSRVSYLTIHYRSHLEEKPYECNECGKTFNLNSAFIRHRKVHTDEKPHECGECGKFSYLTDHHTTHLGEKPYECSECGKTFLENSAFDGHQSLPKGEKSYECNICGKLFSELSYYTIHYRSHSEEKPYGCNECGKTFSHNSSLFRHQRVHTGEKPYECYECGKFFSQKSYLTIHHRIHSGEKPYECSKCGKVFSRMSNLTVHYRSHSGEKPYECNECGKVFSQKSYLTVHYRTHSGEKPYECNECGKKFHHRSAFNSHQRIHRRGNMNVLDMGMLL; encoded by the exons at GTCCACCGTTTACAGTCTACGATTTTTCCAAGAGCAGCAGAAAATGAATGAATCCCAG GGGCCAGTGTCATTCAAGGACGTGGCCGTGGACTTCACTCAGGAGGAATGGCAGCAGCTGGACCCTGATGAGAAGACAACCTACAGGGACGTGATGCTGGAGAACTACAGCCATCTGGTCTCCGTGG GGTACGACAGCACCAAACCGAACGTGATCCTCAAGTTGGAGCAGGGAGAGGAGCCTTGGGTAGCAGATGGCGAGTTCCCACGGCAATTTCACCCAG aaGAAGTCTGGAAAGTTGATGACCTGATGGAGAGAGCCCAAGAAAATAAAGACGAATGTTCAAGGCAAGCTGTTTCTATCAACAGCAGAACCCTGACTGAGGAGAGAGAGGTTGCATTTGATAAAACTTATAACATGGAAATAAGCCTTGTTCCTTCAAACCTAATATCTCATAATTGTGTCTCATGTGGAAAGACTTTGGGATCTACTTCAGAATTAATTATTAGTGATGGAAGCTATGCAAGAAAGAAACCTGATGAGTGTAGTGAATGTGGGAAAACATATCATGGAGAGAAACTCTATGAATTTCATCAAAATGGGGAAGCCTTTTCTCAAAATGAAGAAAGTATTCAGAAAATTAGTATTTTGGAGAAACCCTTTGAATATAATGAATGCACAGGAGCCTTAGACAATGAAGCTGTTTTCATTACTCATAAGAGAGCTTATATGGGGGAGAAGCCCTATGATTGGAATGGTTCTGGATCAGACTTCATCCAGATGTCAAGTTTTAATGTATACCAGAGATCACAGATGGAATTGAAGCCCTTTGAATGCAGTGAGTGTGGAAAATCCTTCTGTAAAAAGTCAAAATTCATTATACACCAGAGggctcacactggagagaaaccttatgaatgtaaCGTATGTGGGAAATCCTTCAGCCAAAAAGGAACCCTCACCGTACATCGGAGATCACACTTAGAGGAGAAGCCCTATAAATGCAATGAGTGTGGGAAAACCTTCTGTCAGAAGTTACACCTCACTCAACACCTGAGGACTCActcaggagagaaaccctatgaatgtaatgaatgtgggaaaaccttcTGCCAAAAGACACATCTCACCTTACACCAGAGAAACCATTCAGGAGAGAGACCGTATCCATGTAACGAATGTGGTAAATCCTTCTCCCGCAAGTCAGCCCTCAGCGACCATCAGAGAACACACACGGGAGAGAAACTTtataaatgtaatgaatgtgggaaatcctACTACCGAAAATCCACCCTTATTACACATCAGAGaacacacacaggagagaaaccctatcaGTGTAGTGAATGCGGGAAATTCTTTTCTCGGGTGTCATACCTCACTATCCATTACAGAAGTCATTTAGAAGAGAAGCCCTATGAATGCAATGAATGTGGCAAAACCTTCAATCTAAACTCAGCCTTCATTAGACATCGGAAAGTACACACAGATGAGAAACCCCACGAATGTGGTGAGTGTGGAAAGTTCTCATATCTCACCGACCATCACACAACTCACttaggagagaaaccctatgaatgtagtgaatgtgggaaaaccttcCTTGAAAATTCAGCCTTCGATGGGCACCAGTCACttcccaaaggggaaaagtcctATGAATGTAACATATGCGGGAAATTGTTCTCTGAGTTGTCATACTATACTATACATTATAGAAGTCATTCAGAAGAGAAGCCCTACggatgtaatgaatgtgggaaaaccttcTCCCATAACTCATCCCTCTTTAGACATCAAAGAgtccacacaggagagaaaccctacgAGTGTTATGAATGTGGGAAGTTCTTCTCTCAGAAGTCTTACCTCACTATACATCATAGAATTCATTCAGGAGAGAAGCCCTATGAATGTAGCAAGTGTGGGAAAGTTTTCTCTCGGATGTCAAACCTCACCGTACACTATAGAAGCCATTCAGGAGAGAAGCCCTATGAATGTAACGAATGTGGGAAAGTCTTTTCTCAGAAGTCATACCTCACTGTGCATTATAGAACTCATTCAGGAGAGAAGCCCTATGAATGTAACGAATGTGGAAAGAAGTTCCATCACAGGTCAGCCTTCAATAGCCATCAGAGAATTCACAGGAGAGGCAATATGAACGTACTTGACATGGGAATGCTCCTCTGA
- the RBAK gene encoding RB-associated KRAB zinc finger protein isoform X2: MNESQGPVSFKDVAVDFTQEEWQQLDPDEKTTYRDVMLENYSHLVSVGYDSTKPNVILKLEQGEEPWVADGEFPRQFHPEEVWKVDDLMERAQENKDECSRQAVSINSRTLTEEREVAFDKTYNMEISLVPSNLISHNCVSCGKTLGSTSELIISDGSYARKKPDECSECGKTYHGEKLYEFHQNGEAFSQNEESIQKISILEKPFEYNECTGALDNEAVFITHKRAYMGEKPYDWNGSGSDFIQMSSFNVYQRSQMELKPFECSECGKSFCKKSKFIIHQRAHTGEKPYECNVCGKSFSQKGTLTVHRRSHLEEKPYKCNECGKTFCQKLHLTQHLRTHSGEKPYECNECGKTFCQKTHLTLHQRNHSGERPYPCNECGKSFSRKSALSDHQRTHTGEKLYKCNECGKSYYRKSTLITHQRTHTGEKPYQCSECGKFFSRVSYLTIHYRSHLEEKPYECNECGKTFNLNSAFIRHRKVHTDEKPHECGECGKFSYLTDHHTTHLGEKPYECSECGKTFLENSAFDGHQSLPKGEKSYECNICGKLFSELSYYTIHYRSHSEEKPYGCNECGKTFSHNSSLFRHQRVHTGEKPYECYECGKFFSQKSYLTIHHRIHSGEKPYECSKCGKVFSRMSNLTVHYRSHSGEKPYECNECGKVFSQKSYLTVHYRTHSGEKPYECNECGKKFHHRSAFNSHQRIHRRGNMNVLDMGMLL; encoded by the exons ATGAATGAATCCCAG GGGCCAGTGTCATTCAAGGACGTGGCCGTGGACTTCACTCAGGAGGAATGGCAGCAGCTGGACCCTGATGAGAAGACAACCTACAGGGACGTGATGCTGGAGAACTACAGCCATCTGGTCTCCGTGG GGTACGACAGCACCAAACCGAACGTGATCCTCAAGTTGGAGCAGGGAGAGGAGCCTTGGGTAGCAGATGGCGAGTTCCCACGGCAATTTCACCCAG aaGAAGTCTGGAAAGTTGATGACCTGATGGAGAGAGCCCAAGAAAATAAAGACGAATGTTCAAGGCAAGCTGTTTCTATCAACAGCAGAACCCTGACTGAGGAGAGAGAGGTTGCATTTGATAAAACTTATAACATGGAAATAAGCCTTGTTCCTTCAAACCTAATATCTCATAATTGTGTCTCATGTGGAAAGACTTTGGGATCTACTTCAGAATTAATTATTAGTGATGGAAGCTATGCAAGAAAGAAACCTGATGAGTGTAGTGAATGTGGGAAAACATATCATGGAGAGAAACTCTATGAATTTCATCAAAATGGGGAAGCCTTTTCTCAAAATGAAGAAAGTATTCAGAAAATTAGTATTTTGGAGAAACCCTTTGAATATAATGAATGCACAGGAGCCTTAGACAATGAAGCTGTTTTCATTACTCATAAGAGAGCTTATATGGGGGAGAAGCCCTATGATTGGAATGGTTCTGGATCAGACTTCATCCAGATGTCAAGTTTTAATGTATACCAGAGATCACAGATGGAATTGAAGCCCTTTGAATGCAGTGAGTGTGGAAAATCCTTCTGTAAAAAGTCAAAATTCATTATACACCAGAGggctcacactggagagaaaccttatgaatgtaaCGTATGTGGGAAATCCTTCAGCCAAAAAGGAACCCTCACCGTACATCGGAGATCACACTTAGAGGAGAAGCCCTATAAATGCAATGAGTGTGGGAAAACCTTCTGTCAGAAGTTACACCTCACTCAACACCTGAGGACTCActcaggagagaaaccctatgaatgtaatgaatgtgggaaaaccttcTGCCAAAAGACACATCTCACCTTACACCAGAGAAACCATTCAGGAGAGAGACCGTATCCATGTAACGAATGTGGTAAATCCTTCTCCCGCAAGTCAGCCCTCAGCGACCATCAGAGAACACACACGGGAGAGAAACTTtataaatgtaatgaatgtgggaaatcctACTACCGAAAATCCACCCTTATTACACATCAGAGaacacacacaggagagaaaccctatcaGTGTAGTGAATGCGGGAAATTCTTTTCTCGGGTGTCATACCTCACTATCCATTACAGAAGTCATTTAGAAGAGAAGCCCTATGAATGCAATGAATGTGGCAAAACCTTCAATCTAAACTCAGCCTTCATTAGACATCGGAAAGTACACACAGATGAGAAACCCCACGAATGTGGTGAGTGTGGAAAGTTCTCATATCTCACCGACCATCACACAACTCACttaggagagaaaccctatgaatgtagtgaatgtgggaaaaccttcCTTGAAAATTCAGCCTTCGATGGGCACCAGTCACttcccaaaggggaaaagtcctATGAATGTAACATATGCGGGAAATTGTTCTCTGAGTTGTCATACTATACTATACATTATAGAAGTCATTCAGAAGAGAAGCCCTACggatgtaatgaatgtgggaaaaccttcTCCCATAACTCATCCCTCTTTAGACATCAAAGAgtccacacaggagagaaaccctacgAGTGTTATGAATGTGGGAAGTTCTTCTCTCAGAAGTCTTACCTCACTATACATCATAGAATTCATTCAGGAGAGAAGCCCTATGAATGTAGCAAGTGTGGGAAAGTTTTCTCTCGGATGTCAAACCTCACCGTACACTATAGAAGCCATTCAGGAGAGAAGCCCTATGAATGTAACGAATGTGGGAAAGTCTTTTCTCAGAAGTCATACCTCACTGTGCATTATAGAACTCATTCAGGAGAGAAGCCCTATGAATGTAACGAATGTGGAAAGAAGTTCCATCACAGGTCAGCCTTCAATAGCCATCAGAGAATTCACAGGAGAGGCAATATGAACGTACTTGACATGGGAATGCTCCTCTGA